The genomic interval GTGTGGGGTGTCCTGCTCTTCCGAGTGTCCCCACCACTAACACCGAGCCCTCCGGAGAGCAGAGGCTCAGTGAACGTCTGCAGAATAACTGAGATGGTGAGCAGGGATCCTACGGATTCAGATTGATTTTTCTCCTACTTTCTTAAATAACCCGTGGAAATCAAACTAAACATAgatattttagatttatagaaagacACAAAAGAAGGGGTAAGAAGCAAGAAAAGActacttttacatttatttttctaattcttgcCCCAATCCATAATACTGCTAAGTACTTTCACATTTCCAAAAACATTCTAATTCCAATTCCATGTTATTTTGCTCAGGATCACAAAACAAATGGGAGATTTCCTAATCTCttttacaaaatagcaaaactcTTGCTCTTAAACTGgacaaaaacacaaacattgTGATCACCGTCATTCAAAGTTAGACACTGAAGCTCGTTATGTCTTCTATGAAAAGGAACGACATTTGAAAATTTCCTACGGGAAACAACGATCAATTTCCATGTCATCATAAAGGACAGGAGGAACCCAGAGATGCTGTACACTGTGTCCCTCAACAGGCCCGGGCTGTCACCACTTAGAAGGCTGACTGCTCGCTCTCCAAACACAGAGTGAAGGATGGACTCACTTCCTGCCCGGCAGGCGAAGCTGCTGGACAGGGGCCTGGAAGGAGCCCAGCCGCAAGTCTGGctcaggccccctcttcctcatcactAACAGCCTCTTCTGACAGGGCTGGGACCTGGACCAGGAAGGAACTGGGACCCCTTCGATTGACCCTGAGCAGATACTCCCGGACTTGCAACTTGCTGATCTCCGCGTGGGCCCGGGGGCCCCACAGGAACTCGTAGTGAGCGGGATCGCTGTTGGTCACCTGCTGGTACTCCaggtacccctcctgcacccacacttTGGTGATGAGCTCCCTGGGCTCCCCATAGATGTAGTGCTCCATCCCAGCATACAGCCCCATCTTGCTCAGTGCTCCCCACACCTCCTCCTCAGGGAGGCGCTCTCCCTCCAGGTGGATCATGCAAAGGAGCATCACCAGGAGGCCGTTCTTGGGCATGCTCTGCCCATCGCCCAGCATCCCATcacaggtgaggcccagggtggggaccaagACATACCAGTGCCCCCTggggtccacctccttcacatccaccccaaagaccagctgcatgcactcagaggcctggctgaagaccgcagggaagtggtcctggtatTCTCTGAGGAAGATACTCAGCATTTCTGCCCTGGTGGTCAGCTGCTTCCTGCGATACTTGAGGAGCAGGAAGCCCACCAGGTCAGTCATCATCAAATGCCGTGCATCTTGGAGCAGGGACTCGGCACCggcagagtaggaagaggagactgaggaggaggaggaccggGGGGATGCGGCCCCCTCCTCCACAGCCTCCAACAGCTGCGCATCCACCAGGCCCTGGGCGTCTCTTGGGTCTTGAAAGTCTTCCTCACTCTGGGAGAGCTCACTCATCTGAACCAGAGGCATGATGACTGGTGTCGGGCAGCAGACAGGAGTGTGGACAGGGGTGACAgatggggacccacgggcctgggggagagagggtgtgtcagcaggctgggctgagaaacccaccctggggggctctgacaaaggccacttactggtctcctctccaggggtgccctcggcctcacaggggctctcctGCTGGTGGACGGTCCTCTGTGAACCTGACGGGGGAAGTGAGGCAActcctcagggtgcagccggcacagCCGAGGTTCTGGGGGTGACAGGGGGTGTGTGGAGTGGACACTGGCCTTGTGGGGTCCCCTCTGTTTCAGAAGCCCCCGAGtacacactcagggcccacacctcacctgacactgccggcctcctgtgctctgtgacccgaggacaCGTGTCTCACACCGAGGCCTACACCTCCCGGTGTCTcgagcccctgggagagaaaggaggggagacctcgggtctacactgtggcacagccctggacccgcgtgctggcaggaggcctgggctctggcaggttcccactcttctagggtgggaggtcctctccgcgctagctcagggtcctcaccgtgactccaagcgggacctgggattctgcgctCCAACCACCTGAGGGCCCCTCCTTatagtaagtccccggtctctctgagccccGGATGCGGAAGTCGGGACACACCACGTGTGCTcatcccgcctgggggcctcccagggctgacagcaggggcaggatcggttgcgtcccctctgttctggggtctcgggtcccctcactcctccctcggggtcctcaccttgactcctggcaggacCTGGGATTCCCCTCTcagcccacccgaggccccgcccgtcATACCAGGACGCCAGTCCCTCCGAGATCCGCATTTCAGGAACTGCTGCCCGAGGTCCTCCCGCCCTATGGCCTCCCAGGACTGACTCTGTTCTGGGGTGCAGGGTCCCTCAGTGCTTCTTCGGGGTCGTCACCTTCACTCCCAGCGGAACCTGAGATTCTCTCCTCCGCAGACCTGAGCCccctcgcccccccccccgcacTAAGTCCCCGGTCTGTCTGAGACCCGGATGCAGAAGTCAGGACGCACCTCGTGGGCTCATCCCGCCCTGGGGCCTCAAGACGGCTGAGAGCAGGGGCGCTTTTCTGTGGGATGGGATGGCCTCTTTTCTGGGGTCCCGGGTCCCCTCCGTCCTCCTCACGgacctcactttgactcaggcggcatgtagtctcccctctgcccacccgaggccccgcccctcatcccaggaccccagtccctctgagacccggatgtcaggaaatgccgccTCTGGTTATTCCGACCTATGGCCTTCAAGGTCTGACTCTGTTCTGGGGTGCAGGGTCCCTCACTGCTCCCACACGGTTGTCACcttcactcccagtgggacctgggattctcttctctgcagatttgagtcccccctcccccccaacttgcactaagtccccggtctctctgagaccaCGGTGCAGAAGTCAGGACACACCACGTGGGCTTGTCCTGCCCTGGGGCCTCCGGACGGCTGACAGCATGGGTTGCCTTTCTGTGGGATGGCCTCTTTTCCGGGGTCCTCTGTCCCCGCCGTCCTCCCTCAGgttcctcactttgactcaggcggcatgtagtcTACCCTCtgcccacccgaggccccgcccctcatcccaggaccccagtccctctgagagcccggatgtcaggaaatgccgccggtggtCACCCTGCCCTAAGGTCTCCAAGGTCCAACagtgtcccggggtgcaggatctctcagttctccctcagggtcctcacttTCACTCAGGCAGCACTGGCCTCCCCTTGgaccacccgaggccccgcccctcatcccaggaccccagtccctccgagacccgcaTTTCAGGAAATGCTGCCTGAGGTCCTCCCGCCCTATGGCCTCCCAGGACTGACTCTGTTCTGGGGTGCAGGGTCCCTCAGTGCTTCTTCGGGGTCGTCACCTTCACTCCCAGCGGAACCTGAGATTCTCTCCTCCGCAGACCTGAGCCCCACCGACCCC from Vicugna pacos chromosome X, VicPac4, whole genome shotgun sequence carries:
- the LOC140691948 gene encoding melanoma-associated antigen 1-like isoform X2, with the translated sequence MSPQGARDTGRCRPRCETRVLGSQSTGGRQCQVHRGPSTSRRAPVRPRAPLERRPARGSPSVTPVHTPVCCPTPVIMPLVQMSELSQSEEDFQDPRDAQGLVDAQLLEAVEEGAASPRSSSSSVSSSYSAGAESLLQDARHLMMTDLVGFLLLKYRRKQLTTRAEMLSIFLREYQDHFPAVFSQASECMQLVFGVDVKEVDPRGHWYVLVPTLGLTCDGMLGDGQSMPKNGLLVMLLCMIHLEGERLPEEEVWGALSKMGLYAGMEHYIYGEPRELITKVWVQEGYLEYQQVTNSDPAHYEFLWGPRAHAEISKLQVREYLLRVNRRGPSSFLVQVPALSEEAVSDEEEGA
- the LOC140691948 gene encoding melanoma-associated antigen 10-like isoform X3 → MPLVQMSELSQSEEDFQDPRDAQGLVDAQLLEAVEEGAASPRSSSSSVSSSYSAGAESLLQDARHLMMTDLVGFLLLKYRRKQLTTRAEMLSIFLREYQDHFPAVFSQASECMQLVFGVDVKEVDPRGHWYVLVPTLGLTCDGMLGDGQSMPKNGLLVMLLCMIHLEGERLPEEEVWGALSKMGLYAGMEHYIYGEPRELITKVWVQEGYLEYQQVTNSDPAHYEFLWGPRAHAEISKLQVREYLLRVNRRGPSSFLVQVPALSEEAVSDEEEGA
- the LOC140691948 gene encoding melanoma-associated antigen 1-like isoform X1; this translates as MSPRGARDTGRCRPRCETRVLGSQSTGGRQCQVHRGPSTSRRAPVRPRAPLERRPARGSPSVTPVHTPVCCPTPVIMPLVQMSELSQSEEDFQDPRDAQGLVDAQLLEAVEEGAASPRSSSSSVSSSYSAGAESLLQDARHLMMTDLVGFLLLKYRRKQLTTRAEMLSIFLREYQDHFPAVFSQASECMQLVFGVDVKEVDPRGHWYVLVPTLGLTCDGMLGDGQSMPKNGLLVMLLCMIHLEGERLPEEEVWGALSKMGLYAGMEHYIYGEPRELITKVWVQEGYLEYQQVTNSDPAHYEFLWGPRAHAEISKLQVREYLLRVNRRGPSSFLVQVPALSEEAVSDEEEGA